The genomic DNA TGAACAGCATGGGCTGTTTTACTGAAGAAATGAAAGATTTGTTCATGTTTACTTCCTGTCCAGACCAGCTTGCAAGCTTGCATAACAATTAAGCAAAGCACCccgcttctttttctttttcttttttttaatatatatattgcttttattaagtaataattagtgaaattatatttttgtttaatttaaccTATGAGTTGTTATAATATAACTATTTATCCTAAAATACTTctgaaaaaagtgttttttaaattgtttgttaataaattttttttttaagtaattaaaaaaaaaaaaaaaattaggagacAAGGTCTCCGCCATAAACACATTTGCAAGTGTAATAAGCTTGCTAGCTGGTCACAAGTTAAGAGCTTatttgggtgtgcatttgaggGGATAtgctcaaaaagtccatttgaacaaaaaaaagtattcgtttagtaaaaaaattgaaagtgcttttaaatgttcaaaaatttcaaacataaaacgcacttttgacaaaagattaaaaataaagcttttaccaaaaaacattttttaacttaaaagctctatttctcaaacatactctaagAGCCTGTAGTCATTAAATCCCACTTAAAAGTACGATTTACAATAATCTTGTTATATCATatgtttgaaatttaagaaagcGAATGTAATTAACTTGATTGGGGGGCTCCGTatattaaaattcttatttttctgtcttttattttctcttctcaaactCAATTATAAAActcttaaaagcactttcataTCACAAATGTTACATTTCCTCCCCCGATtcccacttttcaaaattaccattaaatatgTAGAACCATTATAAACCCCAAATAtacaatagtgattttaaaaaaatagaactggaagagaatgtataacacatgtcaaaaataaaataatgataacaCCAACGACAAGCTTCTTGCTTGTACGACACTGACTGGTAGCTTTAGATCTCTAATTGACACTAGGACCCAAGATTACAAGAGTCCAACTAACAAATGAAGTCGTTTAAAGCTGATTTCATCTACGAATCTAAGGTTAAATTTCGACCTATTTTTAACAAACCACAGCATAAAGCCTAATTGTAGGGCTGTCAAATCACTGTACAGAAACAAGCTTGCAGAAGGATTATATTGTCCGGCCAATGAAAGCACTGTAATTGACATTCTCAGGCTTCTATATCTACGACAACAGAATGTATAATTACTTGCCTGCAAACCCATGTCCTTCAAGGCAATAAATAATGTATGTTTTTATGTGCAagtttcactacaaaaaactcgAAACCTAAAATGGCTGGAAAAAGCTACTTGATGTCATACAGAAATAGTACAGCCTAATTCCTTGGCAGCAGTTTCAAGATATTGAATAGGCATTCCGGTTGCAAGTCTGCTGTGAGCTTCCCATGCTAAGCATTTTTCAATGTCAGCTTGCCAGTTAATAACGTCTAAACTAAAGTACTGATAAGATGAACCGCAGATGCCATTTATTTCCGCTGGtttaaaattagatttaattGAACCAGTGTGCAAAATATCGCGAAGGACTGAAGTGCTCAGCGCCCGCACATGTGCACTTGGGTGAGAAAGGCATCGGATGGAAGCCGGTAGGCGACACTGCAGCATTGGACCAAGCAACTGACATTAGTAGAGGTTTCATGGGCATACAAATGAAAAGAATACTGCTTACGGAGTTTGAAATTTCAGGCAAATCATAGTAAATTTTACATTCAGCTTGGAATCCAACTTGACCGAGTGAGTCAATAATGGGTCTGTGTTTACCTTTAAGAGGTTTGAAAGGCCATCAGCGACTCCCAACCCAGATTCTCCCCACTCCAGCACAGGCTGAACCGCTCTAGCTGTTGCTTCCAGTAGCTGACAGTTTATATGTTTTGATTGAATATTAATACGACATTGAAGATTTAaggataaattaaaaaacatgtggagtcaaatcttttcaattttgtaaATCATGAATCGGTCCGATGTGTATACTTTAGATAAAACACAGACACACGTGCAATAGGATCAGGAGGTTGGCGAACTacaaaatctaaaactaaaCGTAGTTGCTAACATGTTGAGTCATGGAACTGCAAAAACATAAATCAATATTATGAGATGTTACCTCCAGTTGTGGTAAAGTGCAAGCTTCTCCATCAACGAGCATTCCATCTGTGGCACGCAGAAGTAAATCTGATGCACTTGCCAAAATGACCAATGATTCTGGCCTATCATGATTTCTCATGAGCTCCACAATCAATTTTACAATCCGTTGGTTGATTCTCCACATCTTCTGACCTTGATCATCATCTTTGGCAATCCAAGGCTGCAATTCCCTTTCCGCCTGACAAGCGCAGAAGCAAATGAAGCATTTGAGATTAAAATATACCAGTAAATAAGGCTGGTGATTTTGACATCAGCAAGGCAACACCTTCATTATCAGAGAATAAAATTTCACAGATAACCATTTGTTTTACTAGAAGCTATATTTTGGTCCTATCACAAAGGTAGTTCCGAAGTTCTATCAGTTTTAGCAAAAACATGAGGTGTTACGTGAATGATTTTTGCATTTCAAtcctaaaatacctctattattagaCCCCTAACATGAGGTTTCAAGATAAAGGACAAAAGCAAATCTAAAATATACTTGGGCGACAATTTACAAGTAGAGCAAAAGTTTAAACCTGAAGGACAACTGCGGTAGCTGCTTTTGTTGGTGATGCTGATACAACATTGCATAGTGCAGCAACGACCTAAAATACATCCAAATGTTAGTCAGTGAAATAAATTTGCATTGATAATAGATACAGTTACTCGAATAAACTGTGGCAGAAATATATTAGATAAGTTAACTGTCCCAGAAGTGCCTCTTGTTAATAGTAATGATCTTCTACTGTAACATAGAATGTGGAACCTATTTACTAGTACTTGACtcatattttatcttttaactCACAAATACAATCTACGAGCATAGATTGAAGGTTACACTAAAAACTCTTATTGACGGAAAAGTACAAAGCGACAACAGTAAACACATGTTTgtgttcttattttctttttcttttttataagtgttttgtgttcttattttcacaaagaaaaaagcatatatataaaaggtagCATGAAAAGATCCTTTAAATATAGACATTTAAGAGATGGTTCCTTTTGTCCATGACAAGAATTCAGTTCCCGCATTGCAACAAGGCACAGTTGGACTTCTAATATATTGTTGGAATATGAATCCAAAATAGGGAAATTATAGCCAGAAAGTTATGTTTCTTCTATTCAGGAgctcataatataaaatatggaaaaaggaaaatgctgcTACAGGGATGACACAGAATATTACCTGCCTCCATCCTTGTTGGGCAGAAGTGCTTTCTGCACTAGGTTGGGTTTCAGGAGCTGCAATCAACTTGTGCCACAGCAAAGACACAACAGAGAAACATAACTCTTGTTTATCCACCAGCATTGATCTTAAAAGAACTTGTGCGCTGCAATTAAATCCTATATGCCTGTCCATCGTGAGGAAGTTGGCTAAATCTGAAGCATCTAATGGGAAATTGGCAATACCTTTACCCAAGGTATTTCCTGAACTTTCATCTGAATGTGATGCTCTCTGAGACTTAAATTTAGTACCCGAATGGGCTGAATCCAAAGACTGTGGGGTAGATAGCTGCCCTGGATGAAAGGAAACACTGTTTTcacattgattttcttttttgccatCGAAACTCAGGGGGGAATCCTTCCACACTGTTGCATGTATTAAGTGCGCTTCTAAAGGTTCAGCTTTGTTAACAATGGATGCAACAGCTTTGCTGTGAATATCAACGAGGTTGTATAGTGATGATGCCCTAGTGTAGATTTCATTGTCCCACTTGCATCGCATCAAGACAGCGAGAGCATGCATGCAAGCCTTTGACCGTCTAAATAGTTCAGAAATATGAGCAGCAACCATGGCTGCAGCAACTATCTCGTTTGAACTGTAACTCCATGATGTGCCAACAGAAGACGGCTTCAGTAAAAAAAGTGCCTCTAAAATTGTTAAGATTCTGTGAGTATGACGAATTGCTGAGTCAATACTAATCTGAAACCCATCAGTAGATCCATTGATTTTCACAGGCTTGGCTACATGTGATGCATCTTTAGAGTTTGAGTGATTACTTGACCTTGAAATCAGAGGAAATAACTGAAGCTCGCAGGCAAGAGCACAAACAGCAGCTAGAACATATGAATCAAATGCTGCTACAGGCCCTTGCCTTTTCAACTTCCTAGTTTTCATTGGTCTTTGCTTTTCAGATATTGCCTGTAATTCCTCAATGCTTTCATTGGATAGATAACTTTCTTCACCTCTTGGCCTCTTGCTCCCATTGGACTGAGCTTCATGACTAACACACACAGTTAACACAACAAAAAGCAGACGTGAAGCAAGCTCTACAGAGGCACATGATTCTAAGAAAAGTGAATGGACCATAGTACGAAGCTCCGCCACAGCAAGGTTTTTGGAGGCAGACCCCATGCCAGAATGGTATCTTGCCTTTCTTGTTTGTTCTATAGAAGACTCAGATGGAAATGTTCTCTGAAGAATCGCTTCAACAGTAGCAACAAATATCTTCATGAGACATGCTTCTGATGGGCTTCCCCGAGGAAGATATTCCAGGACCTTCAGGAGAGGTATGTAGAGATTCCATGATAACATGGGTGGTTGCAATGGAGTTGCGACTATGATTTCAGGAAGATCAACTGCAGATGAACTCAATGGAATCAGGCCATAGGCAGCTTCCCATATGGTACAAATTCTCCACTCAACCTCAGGGCCATGGGCACAAAGCATTGACGCAATCCCTTGGGCAGTAGCTTCAATAGTTGCTTCAGCCGCAGGCACTTCTATCTGGTAAGAAGTAGTTTTTGAGATGGTATTTAATTTGGATAtcatttaaaacaaataaaaaataataagaaaaaaaaaaaccgaccaaaagaaaagaaagaactaataaaatttcaagaaaactATAGCAAAGGGCTTTTCAGCATCTGGACGCCTAAAACTtgagaaagataaaaaagaaatgcCAACAATTATCACTTGTACCTGCTTTCTATAGCATGAAATATAACCTCCTAAAGGTTCATGTTGAACTTCAATTCCTTCAACTTGCCGTAGTGGAGGAAAAAGCAATGCAGGCTGTGAGAGTACCCGGAAAAGTAAAGCAGCTGCAGCATCAGCAGCTATGCCTGCTCTCATGGACATTGCAGTCCCAATTGCACGCAAGAAATGCAAATGCATCCAGTTCCTAGGAAGCTATatcacaaacaaaaaagaattaatatatatcaGAAAGGAAAACACTATATGCATTTAGATGGATTAGTTCTGAAAGGTATGACAAATTTGTGTCCAGAAAAGAATCTTAAAGTGCTACAATAAGTCATCCCTCGGTAAATAACTCCATCCAAATGaacataaatattatttaataaaattttttgtttcctaACAGTTTATAAGATGAATTTCCATCCCCCCTGCTTGATGAAAAGGTTACTGATAGATGTTATTTCTGGAACTTCAGATATAACTCCAGTACCTTAATATGCAGAATGGCCACCACTAAACTCCTACTTCACCTTTGCAATCTATTGTTGATTCTTGGTATAAAATATCTGATACTGAATCaagtttttcctttctttatgatattttttctagaaatttaGGAAAGAgggtaaagaaagaaagaaagaaagaaaaaaagtaacaCGTAAATACTATCAAAATACTGTGTCCATAATTCAGTGTTTCCAACTTTCTTCCCATCAATACCCAAATTGAGGTGGAGTACAGGAGATGATAACTATAAATGTGT from Corylus avellana chromosome ca6, CavTom2PMs-1.0 includes the following:
- the LOC132185942 gene encoding protein GIGANTEA isoform X2, which encodes MAQITAYVEYFGQFTSEQFPEDIAELIRNRYPSREKRLFDDVLATFVLHHPEHGHAVVLPIISCIIDGTLVYDRTSPPFASFISLVCPSSENEYSEQWALACGEILRVLTHYNRPIYKMEQPNSDTERSSSGCHATTSDATDRESSHIPVVQQERKPLRPLSPWITDILLAAPLAIRSDYFRWCSGVMGKYAAGELKPPTTASSRGSGKHPQLMPSTPRWAVANGAGVILSVCDEEVARYETATLTAAAVPALLLPPPTTALDEHLVAGLPALEPYARLFHRYYAIATPSATQRLLLGLLEAPPSWAPDALDAAVQLVELLRAAEDYVSGIRLPRNWMHLHFLRAIGTAMSMRAGIAADAAAALLFRVLSQPALLFPPLRQVEGIEVQHEPLGGYISCYRKQIEVPAAEATIEATAQGIASMLCAHGPEVEWRICTIWEAAYGLIPLSSSAVDLPEIIVATPLQPPMLSWNLYIPLLKVLEYLPRGSPSEACLMKIFVATVEAILQRTFPSESSIEQTRKARYHSGMGSASKNLAVAELRTMVHSLFLESCASVELASRLLFVVLTVCVSHEAQSNGSKRPRGEESYLSNESIEELQAISEKQRPMKTRKLKRQGPVAAFDSYVLAAVCALACELQLFPLISRSSNHSNSKDASHVAKPVKINGSTDGFQISIDSAIRHTHRILTILEALFLLKPSSVGTSWSYSSNEIVAAAMVAAHISELFRRSKACMHALAVLMRCKWDNEIYTRASSLYNLVDIHSKAVASIVNKAEPLEAHLIHATVWKDSPLSFDGKKENQCENSVSFHPGQLSTPQSLDSAHSGTKFKSQRASHSDESSGNTLGKGIANFPLDASDLANFLTMDRHIGFNCSAQVLLRSMLVDKQELCFSVVSLLWHKLIAAPETQPSAESTSAQQGWRQVVAALCNVVSASPTKAATAVVLQAERELQPWIAKDDDQGQKMWRINQRIVKLIVELMRNHDRPESLVILASASDLLLRATDGMLVDGEACTLPQLELLEATARAVQPVLEWGESGLGVADGLSNLLKCRLPASIRCLSHPSAHVRALSTSVLRDILHTGSIKSNFKPAEINGICGSSYQYFSLDVINWQADIEKCLAWEAHSRLATGMPIQYLETAAKELGCTISV
- the LOC132185942 gene encoding protein GIGANTEA isoform X1 encodes the protein MAASSERWIDGLQFSSLFWPPPQDAHQRKAQITAYVEYFGQFTSEQFPEDIAELIRNRYPSREKRLFDDVLATFVLHHPEHGHAVVLPIISCIIDGTLVYDRTSPPFASFISLVCPSSENEYSEQWALACGEILRVLTHYNRPIYKMEQPNSDTERSSSGCHATTSDATDRESSHIPVVQQERKPLRPLSPWITDILLAAPLAIRSDYFRWCSGVMGKYAAGELKPPTTASSRGSGKHPQLMPSTPRWAVANGAGVILSVCDEEVARYETATLTAAAVPALLLPPPTTALDEHLVAGLPALEPYARLFHRYYAIATPSATQRLLLGLLEAPPSWAPDALDAAVQLVELLRAAEDYVSGIRLPRNWMHLHFLRAIGTAMSMRAGIAADAAAALLFRVLSQPALLFPPLRQVEGIEVQHEPLGGYISCYRKQIEVPAAEATIEATAQGIASMLCAHGPEVEWRICTIWEAAYGLIPLSSSAVDLPEIIVATPLQPPMLSWNLYIPLLKVLEYLPRGSPSEACLMKIFVATVEAILQRTFPSESSIEQTRKARYHSGMGSASKNLAVAELRTMVHSLFLESCASVELASRLLFVVLTVCVSHEAQSNGSKRPRGEESYLSNESIEELQAISEKQRPMKTRKLKRQGPVAAFDSYVLAAVCALACELQLFPLISRSSNHSNSKDASHVAKPVKINGSTDGFQISIDSAIRHTHRILTILEALFLLKPSSVGTSWSYSSNEIVAAAMVAAHISELFRRSKACMHALAVLMRCKWDNEIYTRASSLYNLVDIHSKAVASIVNKAEPLEAHLIHATVWKDSPLSFDGKKENQCENSVSFHPGQLSTPQSLDSAHSGTKFKSQRASHSDESSGNTLGKGIANFPLDASDLANFLTMDRHIGFNCSAQVLLRSMLVDKQELCFSVVSLLWHKLIAAPETQPSAESTSAQQGWRQVVAALCNVVSASPTKAATAVVLQAERELQPWIAKDDDQGQKMWRINQRIVKLIVELMRNHDRPESLVILASASDLLLRATDGMLVDGEACTLPQLELLEATARAVQPVLEWGESGLGVADGLSNLLKCRLPASIRCLSHPSAHVRALSTSVLRDILHTGSIKSNFKPAEINGICGSSYQYFSLDVINWQADIEKCLAWEAHSRLATGMPIQYLETAAKELGCTISV